ACGGTAtacaaagtatgtattaaaagagacacatttattcaggtacaatacagaaccactcgTTAAGGAGAATCCTTACTCCTTCAGTGCGTGGTTCACATTTAGTATCGGCTCAGCTCGCATGGGACCTCGCATGgaggtggtactaaaaaaagTACCGGGTACCAAGTACAATCGCCAGTGGAAAACACCTAGAAAGCGAGCAGTCGAGTCGAGCCgtaccgtgcagtggaaaagcgtCATTAGTTTTCCTCAGGAGGTCTCCCATTCGGTAccggccaggctcaaccctgcttagcttcagtgggaaaccaggtgagtactgcagggtgatatggctctttggactggaggaggaaaccggagaacccggaggaagcAACCAGAACACAGAGAGAGCATGCGCACACAATGTGAaagcgggattcgaacccccaaccccagaggtgcgaggaaaACCTCTTGGTGAAGAGGTACGAGCTGAATAATCGGTTTAAACTCACAATGGAAGTCTATGGGCAGTTCTTGAGTCAATAAATAGTTAtgggaaaaaacacacatttgcaAATAAAGTTCTAAATCTGTGGTACAGGAATTAGATATGGACTGATTTACCGAGACCTTCTCTCATGCCTGTCTCGTTCAAATGCATTTATTGTTAGAGTGCATCTACAGCCGTGCTCAGTTTGTATTACAAAGTCCCTTAGACCTCCGTTATATCCGAGGATGGAGTAAAcaggttttctgttcttttctcaatACAGGGAAATGTTTgtcataatctctctctctctctctctctctctctctcacacacacacacacacacacacacacatacatagatgTAGTAGATAGATATTAAACTGTACAAGAATAGAGTATTCCATTAAAGCTGCTCGTGTGTTGCTCTCACCCTGTACAAAGAGGCTAAGTAATGGTTGGTTTTGATGAGGAAAGGCTGATTGACCCCAGGGTGGTCCAGGTCATGAGTGGCTGCTGCCAGCAAGCCCAAGAGGATATCACAGGAAGTAAGGGACTTGGCAAGCTGCAGAGTggatatacagacacacacacacacacaaaatgtaaaatcaTTCAGAGAGCATTTGTGAAGTCATACAAGTTTAATTTCCTCCAGTTCTCCTGCAGTCATATACCTTGGGCTCCTTCAGGTAACAGTGCATGGCCTGGGTCACGTCAGCAGCATGGACCGAGTTATGGTACGGGTTATGATTGTGATAATCCTCCTGAACCAGAACTGAGAGGAGCAGAAACCCACAGGAACATGAATTCAGGCAAAGATCTGCATTGTGTGACTTCTCTTTATAAACAACGTGTCACCTAGTCGATTCATTTCAAGATGGAGGACCCGGAGTTATGAAAAAACCTTCTTCTGGTAGTTGTGTTAACAATCACGAAAATTTAAACAGCGCCACCTGCAGTACTGGAGCACTCATCTGCGACTAGCCATACGAAACCGCAAAGAGTATACGAACTTGTACGCGTACGAAAAAAACATCTCCGCAGTAAATATGTAAAGAATTGCATTTAGAACTAATTCTTTATGTTCAAGAACAAATAACTACAATGTCATTTAGTTAAAAATGTTCAATATTCCAAAAACAATTCACTGGATAACATACAAACAAAGATGCCATTgtgagaatgaaaaaaaaaaaagcaacgaaaaaatgtaataaataaaataacattaaatctaCACACTTCACTATTAATTACTACTTTCTTTGCTCTTTATCTATTCCCCCCCCCATTTGTGTCaataaaatggatttatttcagtattaaatcctcacgGTAGGCTGGAAAACAAACcaacacccttttttttttttttccttcacccCTTTTAACCGATTTATgattataatttattcaaatcaGGAAGTGAAACAACTTCCACACATTAAACGCATTCTTTTGCTTCATTCTAAACTCAATCCGACACAGGGCTAAAGTACACCACAGGGGAAATTTCATTTTATCTACTACCACTTAGTTCCTTTTACGTCTGTGTACTCACCTAAAAAGCGTCGTACTTTAACCATGTCTAACTGGAAGAGCTCAATTAAGCCGTAATGATTTAGCAGATATAAGGTCAAGTAGATGAGACTGTTTCCTGGAAAtccagagggaaagagaaacaTGACGGTTAATGTTATGGAGGCTAGAAGGCAGAGTTATGAGCATTTCATCACTAATATAAAAGAATTTTCAGTCAGAGGACTGAAACGGGTTGCATTGGACAGTTCAAACAAAGCTTAATAACATATTTTACATAGCATATTATACCGTGGAATACAGTCGAGTGCAAAAGATTAAATTACAAACCTTTAGGACAAACTGAAGAAGACAAATTTAATTTAGAGCAACAATACATGCAGCATTTGCaccaattttaaaaatatatacattcctGTGTCTATTTCGCgttatttttaattgttgccttgttaataatatttttgtttaaagtaCAATCTGTCCGATTGTTTAAATTATTCACGAGttgcatttcctttttttttttaacccccacTCGAATGCAAACTTTTGCCCTCGAGTGTATAgttataataaaaaagaacaacCCACGTGCAGAAGATCTAGTAGAAGTGGAAAAACCTACGTAAAGCACGTTAAAGACCTCTGTAATGTCAATACAATTAACGTAGTACTGTAATACGAACAACAGTTTATTTATACGCGTTTATGTGCGACTGAACGTTAAAAGCTGGAAAGAACCGATGCGCTTGTGCACATATTCGCACACGTTTAACATTCATGTGTGTTATCTGGCCAGCAGATGGAAGCGTTGATCAAATACACAGAGTTGAACGTCTGTCACAATGCACTGGGGCTCTTCAGAGGCGAATACCGGCAtgatacacacatgcacgcacacacacacacacacacacacacacacacacacacacacacacacggacgctCTTAAAGCAAAGCACTCACCGTTCGTCAGCCTGTCGAAGAAGAAAATATCAAAATTCCAGCTTCCAACCTTTTCTAacatacactgcaaaaaaataaaaataaataaaaacacgagCAGGAAATTAAAATcaacaaacaataaacatgCACTGTATATGCTGTATAGAACTGTACCCGAGTTATTACATCACTGCAACAGGACATGAGCAGACATTTTTGAAAGATTACCACATAGCtttataatatactgtacatatgacGTCATTCTGATTTACTCATTCTTTCAAGCGATTACTATTGAACTTTTTCCGAAAAGGACGTCTGAGCATGTTAATGATTGATGTacaagtttaaataaataaataaagaaagaaagaaagaaaaaaggatcgCGAACGGTAAAGAAGAGACGTGGTCATGCAGTACCGGCTCGTTATCTCTTAAAATGCAAAGCGTCTCTTTGAATACGCTGGTGAGCGCGAGATTTGCATGACGTTTACACACGCAGAACGAGTCTGAGAGTCTATTGTATACTGGTGTGCTGCGCGGCCGTCACGACGAATCCCACTgttaataatcacacacacacacacacacacacacacacacacacacacacacacacagagagagagagagagagagagagagagagagagagagagagagaaagagaccacTAACATCATGGAAGTTTGAATGTTAAACATCTCCCGTCGATGTCGGATTATCTCGTGTTAAATATCTGGCTCACAAACTGAACGTAAACGACTTTCTATCAACTTCCGACAGCTATTATTACGCTCAAGTTTCACTAAATGTccacgcacgtgtgtgtgtgtgtgtgtgtgtgtgtgtgtgtgagagctgtgaTGCGTGTATCTGAAAACACACCCTGGCTTGTCCGCAGTAATCTTCATCCAGGATGTGCAAGGGGTTCTGGTGCGGAACACCCCGCAATAACCGAGATGACAGGAGGTGACGCTGGAAACTGAAAAGCCTGCGGATCCTCCGGGCTGGAATCGATCCCGCAGACTCGGCACgggctgaaaacacacacacacagtaatgaaATTGCCGTAGACTTTGACATTTTCCCTGTACTCAGAAAATCGTTTATTCCGAACTCGCTTATAATGGAAGTGAGAGAAGTTGTTGAATTCTGTTTAAACATTGTTCAGTGTTCGTAAATGAAGCTCTAAATCTtcatcattcattctttctgaCTGACCTGGAACCTCCTCTCCCCCCACATAGTGTCAGTTTAAAACACCGGAGCTACTTATTTCCCCCTATACTGCTCCGGTGTTGGAGAATTGGTTAAAACTCAATAAGAAGAGCTTCACAAACACTTTTACTCATGTCACCCGTCTGTCTCGTCCTACAACGTTCACATATCAAGTGTAAAGGGTGTAGCTTTGCATTTGTACTCTAAAGTCACatatttaaaagtttattattaagcaaataataaaccatttttgggttttttttttttttttttgggttttgttttgttccagAAAACAGGAAGCGTGTTGAGATCCTTGCCCGTAATACAGACACGTGTGCTACAGATGTACTGCGTCAAGATGAAACTGAAGTGAAACCACTGAAGTATTCCTTTCATTTATAGACATTAACAGACTGTCTGAAGCAGAGCGGGTCCAAAATTGTCAGCAATGCTCGGAGATGTTCTTCCTCTCGTTCCACCGCGACGAATCTGATGTTGTTCACACGCCCGAGGTATAAAGTTTCTCACGAAGAGAAGCAGCAGGTCGCAAACCGTTGTTATGGTAAATAACCTGAGGTAGCCACACGTGCTTTGTGATTTAAAGCGGGTGAAGGTGGTGATTGATTAACGCCACATTGTTATGCAGGCCGAAATGTGCTCGGCGTTGCCAGAGGGCACGAAGGGGCCGATCGCTGACGCAGCGACTCGCTCGAAACCGCCGCTGCCAGGCACGAAAAGCTGAACACGGCCATGCTCagatataaaatattacaaatccAGCGAATAAATCATGGCAGTGGTTTAGTGTGTAACAGAACGTGTAACTCTTAGGTTTTAATCGTGGAATATTTCCTATAACACATATCACCTATCACTGAGGAACTAACAAGTGCATGAaagagaactacacagttcccGGCCAGGTTTCTGATTTGCATTTGCACCACACTGGACCATTATGCAAAATTACAGAAGTAACCGTCACCGTTAAATATTTTTCAGGCCAAAGAAAAGTTAAAAACCCGAAGTGTTGATCACTTGATAATGTGGACGTAGGATGAGGTGGAAATGCACCTATCGTGTTTAAAAGAACCCTTAACTAAGCTTCCTTTAGTTTCATGGAGAACTAAGTGTTTTCTAGTATACAGTATCGAAAACAACAGCTTATATAATGGTGTCCTCTTAAAGACACCCCTTAAAGAGGGCACGCGAAGTCGTGTAATATTTGGGTGTGTATGGATACGTGCAGTAGAATATACAGTAGTGCTCTTCAATGTCTGGAACTTACAGTGTAAGGTGCGGAAATCGACACCCAGGTATGGGTGCGAGCCTCTTCGTTCGGGTTCAAATCCTACCTGGCTCCTCACTCTCACATCTCCTAGAAGGCATCAACACAAAGTCCCTCAAGAGGTTTGTTAGCACACAGATCAAGACCTAGCCTGGTGCTGGacacaaagtacacacacacacacacacacgcacacacacacacgcgcacacacacacacacacacacacacacacatgcatacacacgtACGCACAGCCAAAACGTGGGAAGGAGggcaaggagagagagagagagagagagagagagagagagagagagagagagagagagagagagagagagagcgagcaaacGAGCATGCAGCTCCATGCCGGGAGGAGAAAGGCATTAGTATTCAGACTGGCACAAGCGAGGTAAACGCGAGGAAAGAAAGGCAAGCTTGTGCCTCAGCCCAAGTCAGAatggagaggggaaaaaagtcagaGGGACTTCAGTGAGGTTGGCCAAAGCTCTCGAGTCACATCTGTTAAATTCTCATTCAATAGGCCTTTTCATGAGACTGTGTGTTGGGGACaggagggaggggaaaaaaacaacataaaggaaaatataataataataataataataataataataataataataataatagcttgcATAGAATTCTATTGAGTAATGGCAGCCTCCAACAGTTCAAGTCACTAGTGATTGGTGTACATGTGCAttaaataagtgaataaatcaataggtaaataaagtaaataaaaaggacAGCCTCCCACCAGTATATTTACTTACTTGAAAACAGCTGTTTGAATATTACACAAGCCCCTATCAAAATACCAAAACTTTGAATTACAATTACATAAAGAACACTAtaggtttttttaattaaaaaaaaaaagaaagaaagaatatcattattcaaataaaggcagacaaaaaaatttaaacaagcATTCAAAAGATCTGacagaaaaaggaaataaataaataaataaataaataaataaaatgtacaaaaaagtGTGGTAGCACACGTGACGCATGCAAACAGGAAGTACCACACACAAGAAACAGACCAAAGGACCGGGAGCATGCAGGATGAGGGGAAGCCGCTAAGGTGGAGAAGCGAGGGACTGGATGGACGGAggggatttattattatttttttttaataaatggggGGCATCCCCATTATGCAACCACAGCAGCCTTTTTTTTCTACCACAAAATTCCCCGGTTGGGTTAGCagcatgacctttgacctctacGGCTCGGCTCCGTGAGCCTCTCGGCGCATCTGCGATTATTAACAGCGTTATGTGAGAATGCCACCGGCTGCTTCTCGAGCGCCGACGCCCACTGCGTGCTTCAGCTGGATGAAGGAGTTCCTCAGGGTGGGGAGTTGGTGGAGGGGAATAAGCGGACGCTCTTGTTTACTCTCACGACAAGACTGTTTGGACTGTTTTATCGGTCACGGCTCGAAATAAAAGTAGCAGGTCAGGGTGCTGTTTTTTTTGGCTCGGGGCTTTGGAAAGTACCGTTTatcaaagctttaaaaaatgtccctacacatttacacaacctTCAGCAGCAAGGTTTGTGTAGCTGAGAATCTTTTCAATTTATGAGCAAAGAACACAGCATGTGATGAAACTTAAATACATTTAACaagcaggaaagaaagaaaacaaaagaaaacaaaaaaaaaaaacaattcctcCATGAGCATGCTCATTAAAGACGAGACAAAAGACATCTAGATATGCAACTGTGAATAAAATCAGTTCAACGCATTTTATTAACAAGCTTAACGGAATACACCAGACTTTTCTAGCTAATCTCCATCTACCgcatctgtagtgtgtgtgtgtgagagagagagagattaccacagacaagaattactaataattaacaataattaAGTGGTTTCCTGCATTGAGAAAAGTACACTTTACTCCCAACATGTAATGTAAGTTTAAGTTCAATTAAATTCcatcaataaacatttaaactacatgttttgggggttttttgtagATCGCTTTCATGAACTGTTCAATTAAAACCATTTGTTTGTCATTATGCCAAAGATaccagcattaaaaaaatactgtattagGGCTGGGCGgtatgacaaaaatattgtatcGTGAGAGTTAAGGACATTTCTACGAAATAGTATCACGATATAtcatttagctaacaaactgtccgcAAAACAGTCAAATACACACATCAGAGTTTGACGAAACTTTACCTTCTTTGTCTCTGCAGGCATtaaagttattgtttttaatgatgtcaaatcaacagcatccattcagtaccagttcatttgtaattattaaaaagttgtttataaaaaaataaataaataaatgcatcaccataccaacgatatctccgAAAAATGTATCGTGAAATCGTTTATCACGATGtcgatattatatcgatatatatcGCCCGGCCCTATACTGTCTGTGAAAAAGCATAAATGACTAGATTTAAGGATGTAACTGAATAAGAAtactttcatcttcagtatAAAAGGCTCCCGGCTGAGACTAGAGGAGTGCATCGGGACCAGGATGGCGTGGgacgcaaataaataaataaataaacaaataatcacACAAGCGGGAGGATTGTACGTTCACACGGGCGTAAGCGAGCCGTCTGACATGAAGCTTCCAAATGAAAATCAAACGAaggcataaaataaaaacaatcacaggcgggaatttaaaatgaaaaataaataaaaatcctgtgCACCTCTCTAGTTCAGACGAATTATGAttataggaaaaaaaagtatatatatatatatatatatatatatatatatatatatatatatatatatatatatataattttatgtgtgtgtgtgtgtgtgtatatatatatatatatatatatatatatttatttatttattttttttccattccagtgtttccagggacaattcaggatttttttttgttttacgcCATACCCGCTCTACACTTAAACCCGAATACAGATACGGATccttggagcactaaacagatacagtcATTGCATTACACCCCTAATGATTAAGATCAAATTCATgctaacaaaaacacacagactgTATAGCCGCATTCTTTGAGAATCCAACACCTGCCCGCACACCTGGATCGCCAGTCTAAGTAAGTTTGGCGTAAACAGGACTTAAGTGGAGTTAACatgttttggggggaaaaacacaatGTGTTGAAATTCTTCTCTGTGGTAATCACGCATAACATTTACAACGCCGGTGAGGTCGATAAATGCAGAAGTGTTCCTTTAACGTCACCATGTAACAGGAAACATGAGCCGTTCCGTGTTCCCACCATCGAGCCGTTGTAAGAGGTCAAAAGGTCACGGAAAATCTGGGTAGTAGCTGCGTTAATCAAATCCATtgtaatcaaatcaaatcaaatttcaAAAGGCGAGATCCCGAGTGGCTTTAAACCCTTCTCCTGATGAGATTATCTGAGGCGGTGTGAATGACTGGGCAGGTATCCAGTACACGGTGAATGGTGTGATCAGGGACAGAGTTACAGTGTTTGCTGGTTtgttttaaggtgtgtgtgtgtgtgtgtgtgtgtgtgtgtgtgtatattagtaCAAATGTTGCTTACCTAGCATACGAATATACAGAGCAGTTTGATCAGAACTGTCGTAGGAGATTGCGCCACGTCTCTgtggggagggaaaaaaaaaaacaaacaatgaaatgaaatgaaatgcaattTTATGATTAAAATGGTCTCAATGTGCATTAAAAGGTATAATCAGCAATCTTAGTTGGAGCTACTTTGAAATGCATAATGCGAAAATTATAATGTTCTGTCAATTTACACGGTGAATATTCTCAGTGACGGACCATAACATAGCTAGCGTAGCGATGCAGAGTCTGCGACATAACATTTTTATGTACAACCAAACTGTTAATCTGTAAAAAATTTCATCCTGGACGGGGGTTAAAAGAGCTTgaggaggggttttttttttttttttgggggggggggggggggggagacacgTCACAAACTATGCTCACACTCAGCCCCGCCTCTGAATTAGTTTCATAAAAATTCCTGAGAAAAtcttcagaaatgtttttgtgcaGTGTAAATAATCTATAAAATTCATAAACATTCCTCTAAGACAATTGAACCATTTAaaactgcttttttattttatttttttttaacaagtgtTAGTTCAagaatattgaaaaaaaaaattagtcaaACTTTAAAGTCGTACTCAGCGATTCTGATAGAGTTTAGCTGAAGCATGAGGTTTTACAGCTCAAAGTTCAAACAAATACAGCCCTGAAAAGATTTTCCTGAAAAGCCACGCCTAGAATGCCTTAATCCTACACATAAATAAAGACAAGTCCTAATTGGatggatgttgtttttttttcctctcaacaCAAATCCACAGAAATTGAGAGTTTTAAATTACATCGAATTGGACCATGACGCAAGAAGAACGAAAAAATGTTatacaagtgttttttttaaataaacaaatatatatatatagatttttttatatatataaaaaaggacaCGCAAGCAAGTCtttaacttctaagcaacttcATACGGTGTATAATCAGTACACGATTGATGTTGTCCTCCGACCAGACTGTGTGTCATTTGACAGACGCAGCCAGACGCCAGAacgtaaacaaacacacaacgtTTTCCTTAAGTATCTCTGAGGCACCGTCTGTAAGTGTGACGTGTGTTTTTCTCACACGGCCGGCTGTACTCCTATAGAGGTGTGTTTAACAGCCAGAGACTGGTTTAACTCGCCAACACTGATCcagcacacacacgtgcatgctAACTTCAGGTCCAGGAGGACACAAGGTTCTGAATTAAGCATGCCTCATCTTTCCTGTTTAATCTTCTCGTCCATTTCCTGCCCTGCTACACTAAGCCACTGGGTgattaacacacaaacaaaactcaCACCTCTCGTGAAGTGATTGTCTTACAAAAGCG
This genomic interval from Ictalurus punctatus breed USDA103 chromosome 23, Coco_2.0, whole genome shotgun sequence contains the following:
- the pde7a gene encoding high affinity cAMP-specific 3',5'-cyclic phosphodiesterase 7A isoform X6, which codes for MGIALIWSVIAFLIRWIFSKRRGAISYDSSDQTALYIRMLDVRVRSQVGFEPERRGSHPYLGVDFRTLHSRAESAGSIPARRIRRLFSFQRHLLSSRLLRGVPHQNPLHILDEDYCGQARCMLEKVGSWNFDIFFFDRLTNGNSLIYLTLYLLNHYGLIELFQLDMVKVRRFLVLVQEDYHNHNPYHNSVHAADVTQAMHCYLKEPKLAKSLTSCDILLGLLAAATHDLDHPGVNQPFLIKTNHYLASLYRNTSVLENHHWRSAVGLLRETELFSHLPAEDSVNMERQLGSLILATDISRQNEYLARFRTHLDQEELCLGNASHRHFILQMALKCADICNPCRPWELSKQWSEKVTEEFFHQGDIEKKHKLEVSPLCDSSTNSIADVQIGFMTYVVEPLFAEWARFSDTRLSQTMLGHLCLNKASWKALQPEEAEFEQDGGSRALPQGSVES
- the pde7a gene encoding high affinity cAMP-specific 3',5'-cyclic phosphodiesterase 7A isoform X5, producing MGIALIWSVIAFLIRWIFSKRRGAISYDSSDQTALYIRMLGDVRVRSQVGFEPERRGSHPYLGVDFRTLHSRAESAGSIPARRIRRLFSFQRHLLSSRLLRGVPHQNPLHILDEDYCGQARCMLEKVGSWNFDIFFFDRLTNGNSLIYLTLYLLNHYGLIELFQLDMVKVRRFLVLVQEDYHNHNPYHNSVHAADVTQAMHCYLKEPKLAKSLTSCDILLGLLAAATHDLDHPGVNQPFLIKTNHYLASLYRNTSVLENHHWRSAVGLLRETELFSHLPAEDSVNMERQLGSLILATDISRQNEYLARFRTHLDQEELCLGNASHRHFILQMALKCADICNPCRPWELSKQWSEKVTEEFFHQGDIEKKHKLEVSPLCDSSTNSIADVQIGFMTYVVEPLFAEWARFSDTRLSQTMLGHLCLNKASWKALQPEEAEFEQDGGSRALPQGSVES
- the pde7a gene encoding high affinity cAMP-specific 3',5'-cyclic phosphodiesterase 7A isoform X4, which encodes MGIALIWSVIAFLIRWIFSKRRGAISYDSSDQTALYIRMLGACVIFKQLFSRDVRVRSQVGFEPERRGSHPYLGVDFRTLHSRAESAGSIPARRIRRLFSFQRHLLSSRLLRGVPHQNPLHILDEDYCGQARCMLEKVGSWNFDIFFFDRLTNGNSLIYLTLYLLNHYGLIELFQLDMVKVRRFLVLVQEDYHNHNPYHNSVHAADVTQAMHCYLKEPKLAKSLTSCDILLGLLAAATHDLDHPGVNQPFLIKTNHYLASLYRNTSVLENHHWRSAVGLLRETELFSHLPAEDSVNMERQLGSLILATDISRQNEYLARFRTHLDQEELCLGNASHRHFILQMALKCADICNPCRPWELSKQWSEKVTEEFFHQGDIEKKHKLEVSPLCDSSTNSIADVQIGFMTYVVEPLFAEWARFSDTRLSQTMLGHLCLNKASWKALQPEEAEFEQDGGSRALPQGSVES